From the Sediminitomix flava genome, one window contains:
- a CDS encoding MOSC domain-containing protein yields MKKEGQVKLFLGKVKTHEGITSAIFKNEISETVYLSELGLNGDECADKRHHGGLDRALHYYPKEHYSFWREFYNDESIAWEAPGMGENISSEGFTEENVYLGDRFQLGETIIEVSQPRSPCVTLNKKWGVENLSYFMQTSSRCGWLFRVIQTGNITPEAEFKLIERAENSLTVKEVCDIFFGDPLNRKGLNSLMELESLSDGWKSTVKKRLETNVLENWSRRLFGG; encoded by the coding sequence ATGAAAAAAGAAGGTCAAGTGAAATTGTTTTTAGGAAAAGTCAAAACTCATGAAGGGATTACTTCTGCGATTTTTAAGAATGAAATATCAGAGACTGTTTATCTATCGGAGCTAGGACTGAATGGTGATGAATGTGCAGATAAAAGGCATCATGGCGGATTAGATAGGGCTTTGCATTATTACCCTAAAGAACATTATTCATTTTGGCGAGAATTCTATAATGATGAGTCTATAGCTTGGGAAGCTCCTGGAATGGGAGAGAATATAAGCTCAGAAGGTTTCACTGAGGAAAATGTTTATCTTGGTGACCGTTTTCAGCTAGGAGAAACCATTATAGAAGTGAGTCAACCTCGTTCGCCTTGTGTGACATTGAATAAAAAATGGGGTGTGGAAAACTTATCTTATTTCATGCAGACAAGTAGCAGATGTGGTTGGTTATTCCGAGTAATTCAGACTGGAAATATTACTCCCGAAGCAGAGTTCAAACTGATTGAACGAGCAGAAAACAGTCTTACGGTAAAAGAAGTGTGTGATATATTTTTTGGAGATCCACTTAATAGGAAAGGGTTGAATAGTTTAATGGAGCTTGAAAGCCTTTCTGATGGTTGGAAAAGTACAGTGAAAAAACGCTTAGAAACGAATGTTTTGGAGAATTGGTCAAGACGTTTGTTTGGAGGGTGA
- a CDS encoding thioredoxin family protein, translating into MRYFLLIIPLIIFSTSNALAQKTRTIRGYIIDEKNRNGIPNAQISSNHANSSTLSNEEGAYSIEILETETKDTLKISHEGHKTVFMPLKKSRDGYFIYMDRADETSKKFNLDEDVKELSVVNIKGNKIKLINPFFPISLDMALTRAQVENKKVLVYVSAKWCGQCKLLDKTLFQHDTVIHRLKNDVIPVKIDIDTYEGEKLKKEFQIAGYPTFLMLTPDKSVTNRNVGIIFNKHDYDDPKGILEFIDDGITADEKVEVSQEEIEILKRRKEFHERLRFGVKFASHINATPTLGRYDDYSSSFETGIFIHLNKGRFMFRPGISYLNSPKKRHNLSSILIPIDLGYSFYKGSTFGLPSEFKALITPYYQHNFNADHREINVRNIGMRYGVDFQIGGDSAFGFTLAYQHAFRDYYKELSGLQDGFHFGLYFTVPSP; encoded by the coding sequence ATGAGATACTTTTTGCTAATTATCCCTTTAATCATTTTTTCGACTTCAAACGCCCTTGCACAGAAAACAAGAACCATTAGAGGGTATATTATCGATGAAAAAAATAGAAATGGAATACCAAATGCACAGATTTCTTCTAATCATGCAAACTCTAGTACCTTAAGTAATGAAGAGGGGGCTTATTCAATTGAGATTCTCGAAACGGAGACTAAAGACACGCTAAAAATTAGCCATGAAGGGCACAAAACTGTTTTTATGCCTTTAAAAAAATCAAGAGATGGATATTTCATTTATATGGATAGAGCTGATGAAACCTCAAAGAAATTCAACCTTGATGAAGATGTGAAAGAGCTAAGTGTAGTCAACATTAAAGGAAATAAAATCAAGCTGATCAACCCTTTTTTCCCAATCTCTTTAGATATGGCTTTAACACGTGCTCAAGTTGAGAATAAAAAAGTTCTGGTGTATGTGAGTGCCAAATGGTGTGGTCAGTGTAAACTTCTAGATAAAACTTTATTTCAACATGACACTGTCATTCATCGATTAAAAAATGATGTCATTCCTGTAAAAATTGATATCGATACTTATGAAGGAGAAAAACTTAAGAAAGAGTTTCAGATTGCTGGATACCCTACTTTTTTGATGTTAACTCCTGACAAATCCGTTACAAATAGAAATGTCGGAATTATATTCAATAAGCATGATTATGATGACCCAAAAGGGATTCTTGAATTTATAGATGACGGAATTACAGCAGATGAAAAAGTTGAAGTTTCTCAAGAAGAAATCGAGATTCTTAAAAGAAGAAAAGAGTTTCATGAAAGATTAAGATTCGGGGTGAAATTTGCCTCTCATATTAATGCGACACCGACATTGGGAAGATACGACGACTACTCTTCTAGCTTTGAAACAGGGATTTTTATACATCTTAACAAAGGTCGTTTTATGTTTCGTCCTGGAATCAGTTACCTAAATTCCCCAAAGAAAAGACACAATCTATCCTCAATACTAATCCCAATTGATCTTGGATATTCTTTTTATAAAGGCTCTACATTTGGTTTACCTTCCGAATTTAAAGCACTCATTACACCATATTACCAACACAATTTCAACGCCGACCATAGAGAAATCAATGTTCGCAACATCGGAATGCGTTATGGTGTAGATTTTCAAATTGGAGGAGATAGTGCTTTCGGGTTCACACTTGCTTATCAGCATGCTTTCAGAGACTACTATAAAGAATTATCTGGGCTTCAAGATGGATTTCACTTTGGGCTATACTTCACAGTTCCTAGTCCTTAA
- the clpB gene encoding ATP-dependent chaperone ClpB: protein MNFDKFTIQTQEALNKASQLAVSDQQQIIQTGHLLKAIFGQEENITTFLFKKLDVDKASFDRQLDNIVSTYPKSSGQNPYLSNDAAKALQEADKYRSSMKDEFVTIEHVLLGLLKGTDKEAQLLRSVGFSEDLLKKAIKELRGSHRVTDQNAESKYKSLERYSQNLTELAKKGKIDPVIGRDEEIRRVLQILSRRSKNNPMLIGEPGVGKTAIAEGLAQRIASGDVPENLRDITLVSLDMGLLVAGAKYKGEFEERLKSVIKEVTESDGKIILFIDEIHTLVGAGGGEGAMDAANLLKPALARGELRSIGATTLKEYQKHIEKDKALERRFQTVVVDEPTVQDTISILRGIKEKYEVHHGVRIKDDAIIAAAELSNRYITDRFLPDKAIDLMDEAAARLRIQMNSLPEELDEVQRRIMQLEIEREAMRREKDKEKEKILSMEITDLQRNFNAEKSRWDAEKEKIEKLSSIKKQIDEYRIQADQAERNGDLGLVAELRYGKIQDAEEQLKQLQMAIQSEENPLIREEITAEEIADIVSRWTGIPVSRMLASEREKLLHMEDELKKRVAGQGEAIESISDAIRRSRAGLQDPRRPIGSFLFLGTTGVGKTELAKALAEFLFNDEHAMVRIDMSEYQERHAVSRLIGAPPGYVGYDEGGQLTEAVRRKPYSVILLDEIEKAHPDVFNILLQVLDDGRLTDNKGRVADFKNTIVIMTTNTGSHLIQERIANFEQGVDDPEKVLEETRKDVIELLKASVRPEFLNRIDEILMFRPLSKDVIRDIVRIQFKDVQKRLAENDITLEADNDALDYLGELGYDPQFGARPLKRVLQKTLLNDLSKAILKGEIEKDSAVGISLKTDDDGTKHLKFYNENPQ, encoded by the coding sequence ATGAACTTTGATAAATTTACCATTCAAACTCAAGAAGCCCTCAATAAGGCTTCACAATTAGCTGTTTCCGATCAGCAACAAATTATACAAACAGGGCACCTGTTAAAAGCAATATTTGGTCAAGAAGAAAACATCACCACTTTCCTATTTAAAAAACTAGATGTTGATAAAGCTTCTTTTGACCGTCAGTTAGATAATATCGTTTCCACTTATCCAAAATCGAGTGGGCAAAATCCTTACTTATCGAACGATGCAGCGAAGGCTTTACAAGAAGCTGATAAATATCGCTCTAGCATGAAAGATGAGTTTGTGACGATCGAACACGTTTTATTAGGTTTATTAAAAGGAACTGATAAAGAGGCTCAACTCCTAAGAAGTGTGGGTTTCTCAGAAGACTTACTGAAAAAAGCGATTAAGGAATTGAGAGGTAGTCATCGTGTAACAGATCAGAATGCCGAATCAAAATATAAATCCTTAGAAAGATATTCTCAGAACCTTACTGAACTTGCCAAAAAAGGAAAGATAGACCCCGTTATTGGTCGTGACGAAGAAATTCGTCGAGTATTACAAATCTTATCGAGACGTTCGAAGAACAATCCAATGCTAATTGGTGAACCGGGAGTAGGTAAAACTGCTATTGCAGAAGGTTTAGCACAGCGTATCGCCTCGGGTGATGTTCCAGAAAACCTAAGAGATATTACTTTGGTGTCTTTGGATATGGGATTGCTCGTAGCTGGAGCAAAATATAAAGGAGAATTTGAAGAACGTCTGAAGTCAGTAATTAAAGAAGTAACTGAATCTGATGGGAAAATCATTCTTTTCATCGATGAGATACACACTTTGGTAGGTGCTGGTGGTGGAGAAGGCGCAATGGATGCAGCCAACTTATTGAAACCTGCTTTAGCCCGTGGCGAACTGCGTTCGATTGGAGCTACTACACTGAAAGAGTATCAGAAACATATAGAAAAAGATAAAGCCCTCGAAAGACGTTTTCAGACCGTTGTTGTAGATGAACCAACAGTTCAAGATACGATTTCGATATTGAGAGGGATTAAAGAAAAATATGAAGTTCACCACGGCGTGCGCATCAAAGACGATGCAATTATTGCTGCGGCAGAACTCTCGAACCGATATATCACAGATCGTTTCTTACCCGATAAAGCCATTGACTTAATGGACGAAGCGGCTGCTCGTTTGCGTATTCAGATGAACTCTCTTCCAGAAGAATTGGATGAGGTACAACGTAGAATCATGCAATTGGAAATTGAACGTGAAGCCATGCGTCGTGAAAAAGATAAGGAGAAAGAAAAAATCCTTTCGATGGAAATCACAGACTTGCAACGCAATTTCAATGCAGAAAAATCACGTTGGGATGCTGAAAAAGAAAAGATCGAGAAACTCAGCAGTATCAAAAAACAAATTGATGAATACCGCATTCAAGCCGATCAAGCAGAAAGAAATGGAGACCTCGGTTTAGTCGCTGAACTTCGTTACGGGAAAATCCAAGATGCAGAAGAGCAACTCAAACAATTACAGATGGCTATTCAGTCAGAGGAAAATCCGCTGATTAGGGAAGAAATTACAGCCGAAGAAATTGCCGATATCGTTTCTCGTTGGACGGGAATTCCTGTGAGTAGAATGCTTGCAAGCGAACGTGAGAAACTACTTCATATGGAAGACGAACTCAAGAAAAGAGTTGCGGGTCAAGGTGAAGCTATCGAATCTATTTCAGATGCAATTCGAAGAAGTAGAGCTGGTTTGCAAGACCCTCGCCGTCCGATTGGTTCATTCCTATTCTTGGGTACAACGGGTGTTGGTAAAACGGAGTTGGCTAAAGCACTTGCAGAATTCCTCTTCAATGACGAACACGCTATGGTCAGAATTGATATGTCAGAATATCAAGAACGTCATGCGGTAAGTAGATTGATCGGAGCGCCTCCGGGCTATGTCGGTTATGATGAAGGTGGACAATTAACTGAAGCTGTCAGAAGAAAGCCGTATTCTGTAATTCTTTTAGATGAGATTGAAAAGGCACATCCAGATGTCTTCAATATCTTGCTTCAAGTATTAGACGACGGACGTTTGACAGATAATAAAGGTCGTGTAGCGGACTTCAAGAATACCATTGTGATCATGACAACCAACACTGGTTCTCACTTGATTCAAGAACGTATTGCCAACTTTGAGCAAGGAGTCGACGATCCGGAAAAAGTGTTGGAAGAAACTCGTAAAGATGTCATCGAGTTGTTGAAAGCTTCGGTTCGTCCCGAATTCTTGAACCGTATTGATGAAATCTTGATGTTCAGACCGCTTTCTAAAGACGTGATCAGAGATATTGTCAGAATTCAGTTTAAGGATGTTCAGAAACGTTTGGCTGAAAATGACATTACACTCGAAGCTGATAATGATGCTTTAGATTACTTAGGTGAGTTAGGTTACGATCCTCAGTTTGGTGCTCGTCCATTAAAAAGAGTTTTACAGAAAACACTGCTTAATGATCTTTCTAAAGCCATTCTGAAAGGAGAAATTGAGAAGGATAGTGCAGTTGGTATTTCTCTGAAAACAGATGACGATGGCACGAAGCATTTGAAATTCTACAATGAGAATCCTCAATAA